The segment GCACAATGCATGCACTATGGAAGTTCACCAGTTAGTTTCACTGTTTTGTAGCGTATAACTGACGAAGACATTGAAGCATTATTGTCGGATGAGATATTTCAGCCTAAGGTTATTTGGTCCCTTGCTGATGTACAGGTATAATTGAGCTGCAATTAACTGTGTTTTGGTTGATGGAAAAGCTGATCTGTTAGGATTGAAATATTATGCACCCGTTTGCAGGCAACATGTGGAACACTTGGTTTATCTACAGCAACTGTCAAACTGATAGCTCCTGATGGAGAGGAGAAAATAGGATGTTCAGTTGGAACAGGTCCAGTTGATGCAGCATACAAGGCTGTTGACCAAATAATCCAGGTTAATTCTTACCATATtgatctttcttgcactagtaCACTACGTTTACCAGGGATAGAATATGCCAATATGGAATAATATTGTTTACTGTAGTAATTATACTACTAAGCTGTATGTTGTGACATGGCCTGTAGCTGACTAGCTGTTACCATCATGATAATCAAGTATAGAAAATGTTACATTTCTCAAGGATAAACATGAAATTGATCCCAAGTAGATTGACTTTGAAGATAATAGATACAATATTTTGATACTAAAAGTGGAATTACCTGTATCTAGTGTCATGACTTGTAGCTTGTTAACATCACAATGATTTATCAAAATACCGAGTCTGAGGACATTTAATGGTTAGCTGCTTGAGAAATGAGTGTCAGTTGTGCACTTGTACTGCTTGATAAGGTACGTAGGCCAATTTTAATATTGTGGTATTATGCAATGTGACATGGGAAAGAAATATTCTTGACTGACCTTCCAGCTTCATCGTGAAAAATTGGGTATATTCATAAATATTGAGTTTACTTTCTTGTGGTGCCCATGTTAACTGGAAAATGACTGGTGTATCCAAAATGATATGCACTTATCTAACTTAAATATGCAAGAATAAGTGCATTGAGTGTCATTCCAATTCCATTAGCATAACATTATTTGGCTCCTATCGATTTGGAGCAGCCAAAAAACACAAGTGGACTAATTGGTAAAGCCAGGATTGGACCTAATGCCGCATTGACTATCATTTGATAAAAATCAGAAATATCGTGTTACATGAGACTTAACTTAGAATCTGTAGATTCCAACTGTTCTCCGAGAATATAGTATGACTTCAGTCACAGAAGGCATTGATGCAATTGCAACAACTCGAGTGGCTGTCACTGGAGATGTGAGCAACAACACCAAACATGCTTTGACGGGTCACTCTTTCAATCGCAGCTTCAGGTTATAGTCCTTTCAAATCTCTTTTCATTTCATTTGAGGGGACCTTTTCCAACTATGTGTTCATGCACTCTGTTATTTCATTCTTCTCTCTTGACTCATCTCTATGCTTGTTGACTTCAGTGGGAGCGGGGCAGCAATGGACATTGTTGTGTCCAGTGTCCGAGCCTACCTGAGTGCCCTAAACAAGATGTGCAGTTTTGCTGGTGCTGTAAAAGCCAGCAGCGAAGTACCTGAGAGCACAATTGTTCAAACCACGGAATGAGCCTTGACGTTCCTTTTGGTTCTCATATCGGGTGAGCGTGACATTTCAGGTCAGTAACGGGCTGGTTAAAATTGTGTTTCCCCTTTGTCAGTGTGAAAAACGTGTTGTTCTTTTGGAAGATCGTCCCTTGAGCTTAAGAACAGGCAAGAAGTTTTGAGCCTATCCAGTGAATTTGTAGTATCTTATAGCTGTACTCTCTCAATAAGGCAATAATAATAAATCGTTTGTTGGATTTATGGTCATCTTGATTCATATGTTATTGATATAGTTGGTTTCGTGTGTCAGTGAGAGAGGTGATATTTATCAAAACACCAATGTAAATAAGTAGTAACTGAGCAAATCCCCCATCATCCTCTCTGCGCGCTAGCTTCGCATCGGGGCGATCATGTACGGCAACACCTGCGCTTCTACGGCAACGCCTCGATGATGGCCGCCGAACAatcgcatccggactccgtgcTGCCCCAGCCAGCGTCCTCGACCCCCAAGAATTCCTCGATGTCTTGGCGCGCTTGGCTCGCGCTGACCTGCCGAAACACGGCGCCCACCTTTCTGTTGGCGTTGAGCGTGCGAGATGGTGTTCTGTGGTaccgcgacggcggcggcgataCCCGAGTGGATGATGGCGGGTTCGGCGCCGTGCCGGCCTCGGGCGTGGCCATCGCTGGTCTGCCGGAGACGACGGCGGGCGAGAGCGAGGCGAGCGGGGAAGAGTGCGCGGCGTGCCTTGAGGGTTACGAGGCGGGCGGCACGCTCAAGACGATGCCCTGCTCGCACGACTTCCACGAGCGGCTGCATCTTCGGCTGGCTCCGTGTCAGCCGCCTCTGCCCGCTCTGCCGCTTCGTGCTGCCGGCTGACTCGGaaacggaggaggaggaggaggcggatgATCACGATGATGATGGCGAAGAAGAACCGAGCGCATCTGCTAGCTTCTTCTTGATGATCGAATAGTTCCATCTATATACCTTTGAAGAGGATATTGGCACCTCTGGACCATTTCCCATTGCTTGTTACCTGCCTCTAGTTAGTTCCATAATTTTGCTTGAAATTAAACAAGGTAGTCATACTGCAGAGATGGGGATAGCAGAACGTTGCTACCTTCTCTCTTTGCATTGGAACGGCGAAGGTTGCCTCCTTTTGTTTGAGTCCCACAAAAAGGTAGCTAGCTCATGGCAAGAAGCCAAGTTGAAAGGTAGGGGTGAAAACAGCAAGTATATTTTCTGTCCTCCGGATAGATAAAAGGTTTATGAAGCAAATATGAGATGTAATAATAATTATCTAATATTATTCGTGTCTGACTccggataaaaaaaatatgatacatACATAAACATGTAATTTAATTTCACTCTgtgagctctgccaaacagacctATAGGTAGATTGTCATACATACATAAACAGGTAATATTGAATTTCCTTGTTTTTATATCTCAACAATCATTTCTTTGTATGCTTACTTTGATTGCACCCCTGTATTATTTAATGTATTATATGGAgatgcaaatgaagtgaaaaatTTTCATCTATCCGACTAACTGAAAGCTTATGGTAAGATATGATAtaagatgaagaaataattatcTGACACTATTCGACTATGactttaagaaaaaatatatgataaaatacAGAATAAGCTATAGACGTTTGTATCTGATTTGATTACAGTCTTACTGAAAGATCAATGACACTCCATTGTGCGAAGTGAAGTCTGCACATAAAAGAAGTTACAGAAGAAGGATTTGTGGTGAATGATGTTTTCAATCAAGTTCATGGATGGAAGGGGCCTGCTGGGCGGCGTTTGCTTCTGTTGTCGCACTGAGCTGGCTCGAGAGGACTCTACGCTTTGTGTTGGGTTCTGGTGATGCTGCCGTGTCCTTGTGCTTATTACTAGCCTGTTGGCTTCAATGCTGCTTTCTGTCATGTTATCAGACTGTTTTTTGAGGTTACTATTATCAGACTGTGAATGCATGGTTGGTTGACTTGGAAAATGAAATTAAAATAGCCTGATTTCAGGTAAGAGTCGTGTGATGGACCAATGCTACGCAGAAGAAGTTATCGTTTGTCAATTTCAGTAATAGTTTGATTTCCTCGTCAGGCTCTTTCTGAATTTAGGTCGGATCGGATGTTCCTTCTCATGATTCTGAAACCGACCTCTAGAGTTTGGCAGAACCGCTATCGCCCTCTCGAATATATCATTATACTGTCATAGTTACAACAACTACTCTTctcttatatttataaaaagacTATATTACATGAGTTCTACTTTAAACCCATCATATATCACTAATACAACTCCAAATCCTATTTATAAATAACTTTGTACAATTATTACACACGTATCCAACCTGTCGGTTTCTAGTCTCCACGCGCACCAGCTTTGCTTCGGGGCAGGGACGATGGACGGCGACGACAACGCCTCTCCGGACCTCGTGCTGCCCCAGTCGTCGCAGCATGACGACACGCAGGAGTTCTACGATGACTTGGAGGGCTTGCTTCTCTTGGCCACAAACGCGGTTCCAAGGGAAGCCTCCAGGCCCTTCCACGGCTACATCAGCGAGGACGACGATGCGTATGGAGATGGCGGTTTCGGCGCCGTACCGGCCTCGGGCGTGGCCATCGCTGGTCTGCCGGAGACGACGGTGGGCGAGAGCGAGGCGAGGGGGAAAGGGTGCGCGGTGTGCTTTGAGGGTTACGAGGCGGGCGACACGCTCAGGACGATGCCATGCTCGCACGACTTCCACGAGTACTGCATCTTCCGCTGGCTCTGTGTCAGCC is part of the Phragmites australis chromosome 12, lpPhrAust1.1, whole genome shotgun sequence genome and harbors:
- the LOC133887254 gene encoding LOW QUALITY PROTEIN: uncharacterized protein LOC133887254 (The sequence of the model RefSeq protein was modified relative to this genomic sequence to represent the inferred CDS: deleted 1 base in 1 codon), with product MMAAEQSHPDSVLPQPASSTPKNSSMSWRAWLALTCRNTAPTFLLALSVRDGVLWYRDGGGDTRVDDGGFGAVPASGVAIAGLPETTAGESEASGEECAACLEGYEAGGTLKTMPCSHDFHERCIFGWLRVSRLCPLCRFVLPADSETEEEEEADDHDDDGEEEPSASASFFLMIE